A region from the Candidatus Electrothrix scaldis genome encodes:
- a CDS encoding helix-turn-helix domain-containing protein → MNFSNVWERIQREAKIKNISQLAEIVGKTHQTISAKKAQGKEFPIEWAYLVAKKYNLSTDWILTGKGDKHVEGKIEPSKKIIIRLEKWLENLTAKDPRKEIWFECEIERHFPEFKEWDEQQNEKKDQKAA, encoded by the coding sequence ATGAACTTTTCTAACGTTTGGGAACGGATACAGAGAGAAGCGAAGATAAAAAATATAAGTCAACTTGCTGAAATAGTTGGAAAAACACACCAAACTATTTCAGCAAAAAAAGCTCAAGGAAAAGAATTCCCCATAGAATGGGCTTACTTAGTCGCTAAAAAATACAATCTTTCAACAGACTGGATTTTAACAGGAAAAGGAGACAAGCATGTTGAAGGAAAAATAGAGCCATCAAAAAAGATTATTATAAGGCTAGAAAAATGGCTTGAAAACCTAACCGCAAAAGACCCAAGAAAAGAAATTTGGTTTGAATGCGAAATAGAAAGGCATTTCCCAGAGTTTAAGGAGTGGGATGAACAGCAGAATGAAAAGAAGGACCAAAAGGCAGCATAG
- a CDS encoding nuclease-related domain-containing protein translates to MKTITEVEKEIAILEKERNKGEIGELMIRSSLAAFCASSKAHLLNNITIGYREGTTQIDHILITKKGILVIETKHYSGWIFGEERKKIWTQCLYKKKYPFQNPLRQNYGHIAAVRKQLGFIPENKIQGIVVFTKDAEFKTPQPNGVILFKELFNYLMRMNFGVISDTEMYMAIGYLEYRRFQLTEETDLDHQKHIAQKFTR, encoded by the coding sequence ATGAAAACAATCACGGAAGTGGAAAAGGAGATAGCAATACTAGAGAAAGAAAGGAATAAAGGCGAAATAGGGGAATTGATGATAAGGAGTAGCTTAGCGGCATTCTGCGCAAGCTCAAAAGCTCATCTGTTGAACAATATTACCATAGGATATAGAGAAGGAACGACGCAGATTGACCATATATTGATAACAAAGAAGGGAATACTTGTTATCGAAACAAAGCACTATTCTGGATGGATTTTCGGAGAAGAACGAAAAAAAATCTGGACACAATGCCTCTACAAAAAGAAATACCCTTTTCAAAATCCATTACGACAAAATTACGGACATATTGCAGCAGTAAGAAAGCAACTCGGATTTATCCCTGAAAACAAAATACAGGGTATTGTTGTCTTCACAAAAGACGCCGAGTTTAAGACCCCACAGCCAAACGGTGTTATCCTTTTCAAGGAGCTGTTCAATTATTTAATGAGAATGAACTTTGGAGTCATCAGCGATACCGAAATGTACATGGCCATAGGGTACCTGGAATACAGAAGGTTTCAGCTGACTGAAGAGACAGACTTGGATCATCAGAAGCATATCGCTCAGAAATTTACGAGATAG
- a CDS encoding TraX family protein, producing the protein MIKILACIFMFIDHTALVFFPDMHFLRFVGRLAFPIFAYQVATGLLHTSDMKQYAYRLFFFAFLSQLPFSLLMQVLDYNILTLNILFPFAFSVLIVHFIENKSYFHFFVFYAFVSTIYLLFNFDFGFYGIMSVIGFYVIRDTFTEFTGAVVSAVFFVLMTFISYQFGTMQIFALCAVPLFFFRDRFGFPGMKYFYYAFYPAHLLLLWVVFILSSNVSMNRLF; encoded by the coding sequence ATGATTAAGATTCTTGCCTGTATATTCATGTTTATCGACCATACCGCGCTTGTATTTTTCCCTGATATGCACTTCCTTCGCTTCGTTGGTAGATTAGCTTTTCCTATTTTCGCTTATCAGGTGGCAACGGGGCTTTTGCATACTTCCGATATGAAGCAGTATGCTTACAGATTGTTCTTTTTCGCCTTTTTGTCTCAGCTCCCTTTCTCCCTATTGATGCAGGTTTTAGACTATAATATCTTAACTCTTAATATTCTGTTTCCCTTCGCATTTTCTGTCTTGATTGTGCATTTTATTGAAAATAAATCTTATTTTCACTTCTTTGTTTTTTACGCCTTTGTCTCAACTATATATCTTCTATTTAATTTTGATTTCGGATTTTACGGGATTATGTCTGTCATCGGTTTTTATGTTATCCGGGATACCTTTACAGAATTTACCGGAGCTGTTGTTTCTGCTGTGTTTTTCGTTCTGATGACGTTCATTTCTTATCAGTTCGGCACAATGCAGATATTCGCCCTGTGTGCCGTACCGCTTTTTTTCTTTCGTGATCGTTTCGGGTTTCCTGGCATGAAGTATTTCTACTATGCATTTTACCCGGCGCATTTATTGCTTTTGTGGGTCGTTTTTATTTTATCTTCAAATGTTTCTATGAATAGGTTATTCTAA